Proteins encoded within one genomic window of Setaria italica strain Yugu1 chromosome IV, Setaria_italica_v2.0, whole genome shotgun sequence:
- the LOC101756356 gene encoding probable carboxylesterase 12, protein MLANKSSSPAGQNAVSEVTIDLPLKILVYKNGRIEGVLRSPFVPASEDPGITGVATRDAVVDRETGVAARLFLPTRAVITGRRLSLVVFFHGGSLIAAAESAFCQTYHRYATSLAARAGAIVVSVEYRLPSEHPTTAAHDDAWNALRWAASLADPWLLYHADRRCTFLAGDGAGGDIAYRTAVRASRAGDDIDVEGLLLMDPYFWEPGWLPHEKAGHGGFLTPAEIAQLPCRRALVAVAEKGAGVRERGRRLAARMRGCWWGGEVTIVELHGEDHGFHLYGPASAGTERLMESIVEFVNKERDQSSMLRDKKEVPSGVLDGAEVAPSLSNGSRMKAVPVDVPRRTMTKSCL, encoded by the coding sequence ATGCTTGCAAACAAGAGCAGCTCTCCAGCCGGCCAGAATGCCGTCAGCGAGGTCACCATTGACCTCCCTCTCAAGATACTCGTATACAAGAACGGCCGAATCGAGGGGGTCCTGCGCAGTCCCTTTGTGCCAGCGTCCGAGGACCCTGGCATCACCGGGGTCGCGACGAGGGACGCCGTCGTCGACCGAGAGACCGGCGTGGCGGCGCGCCTGTTTCTACCCACCCGTGCCGTCATAACGGGCCGGAGGCTTTCCCTCGTCGTGTTCTTCCATGGCGGTTCCTTGattgcggcggcggagagcgcgtTCTGCCAGACGTACCACCGTTACGccacctccctcgccgcgcgcgccggggCAATCGTCGTGTCCGTGGAGTACCGTCTCCCATCCGAGCATCCCACAACCGCGGCCCACGACGACGCCTGGAACGCGCTCCGGTGGGCGGCGTCCCTCGCTGACCCCTGGCTCTTGTACCACGCCGACCGCCGCTGCACtttcctcgccggcgacggcgccggcggcgacatcGCATACCGCACGGCCGTACGCGCCAGCCGGGCTGGTGATGACATTGACGTCGAGGGGCTGCTCCTCATGGATCCGTACTTCTGGGAACCCGGGTGGCTGCCACATGAAAAGGCCGGCCATGGTGGGTTTCTCACGCCGGCCGAGATCGCGCAACTACCATGCCGGCGGGCGCTGGTAGCCGTGGCCGAGAAGGGCGCTGGCGTGCGGGAACGCGGGCGCAGGTTGGCGGCACGCATGCGCGGCTGCTGGTGGGGCGGCGAGGTGACTATCGTGGAATTACACGGTGAGGACCACGGCTTCCACCTGTACGGGCCGGCGAGTGCTGGCACCGAGAGACTCATGGAGAGCATAGTGGAATTCGTTAATAAGGAGCGTGACCAGAGTTCAATGCTGCGTGATAAAAAGGAGGTACCGAGTGGCGTGTTGGATGGTGCTGAGGTTGCACCAAGCTTGTCTAATGGGTCACGTATGAAGGCCGTGCCAGTAGATGTTCCAAGGAGAACTATGACTAAGAGCTGCCTGTAA